CTCTCCCTCGCCGCGCTGCTTTGCGGCGTGAGTTGCGGCAGCCCCGGCGGCGGGGCCTCGCGCCAGCCTCTCACCTACGTCCCGCCGCGAACTCCGGCGGTCGGCTTGAAGTCACCGGTCCAAGCCCAGCCGCAGCCGGTTCGCCCGCCGTCACCGCCGATCGCCACTCCCCCTTCCGCATTGCCACGCACGAATCCGCCAGCGGTGGCCGTCCCTGCGCCTCCGAAGACTCTCACACCCTCGACGACCGTGCCCGTTCCCCAGCCTCCCGTCTTCACACCGGTGCCGCCGGACCCCAAGGCGAGGCCGGCCACCCAACCTCCGAACGGCTCGTGGCTGTCCTTCGAATCGTGGGCCGTGGCGAACGGGCTCGGCCGGCCGCAGCGGCACGCCACCTCAACGAACGTGTTCCACCTCCGCACCGGCGCGGGAACGGTCGTTCTCACCGCCGGAAGCCAGCTCGCCACGCTCGGCGGCATGAAGTTTTACCTCGGTTTCGCGCCGCAACTGGCCCGGGGCCAGTTGCAGATCCACACCCTCGACGCCCAGAAAAACCTCATGCCGCTGCTCTCCACGCATGCCCTGCCGCCCCGCGGGAATCGCGTGGTCGTGATCGACCCCGGCCACGGCGGCGACAACACCGGCGCCAAGAGCGTCCACAACGGCAGGCTGGAAAAGGAATACGCGCTCGACTGGGCGCGGCGGCTCAAGCCCCTGCTCGAGCAGCGCGGCTGGAAGGTCCACCTCACCCGCAACTCGGACACGCCGCTCGGCCTCTCGGAGCGGGTCGCCCTCGCCTCGAACCTGAACCCGTCGCTGTTCATCAGCCTGCACTTCAACGCGTCGGGCTCCAGCCAGTCCGGCCTCGAGACGTATTGCCTCACG
The Verrucomicrobiota bacterium genome window above contains:
- a CDS encoding N-acetylmuramoyl-L-alanine amidase encodes the protein MRVPRVHLPQVLSLAALLCGVSCGSPGGGASRQPLTYVPPRTPAVGLKSPVQAQPQPVRPPSPPIATPPSALPRTNPPAVAVPAPPKTLTPSTTVPVPQPPVFTPVPPDPKARPATQPPNGSWLSFESWAVANGLGRPQRHATSTNVFHLRTGAGTVVLTAGSQLATLGGMKFYLGFAPQLARGQLQIHTLDAQKNLMPLLSTHALPPRGNRVVVIDPGHGGDNTGAKSVHNGRLEKEYALDWARRLKPLLEQRGWKVHLTRNSDTPLGLSERVALASNLNPSLFISLHFNASGSSQSGLETYCLTPAGMPSNLTRDFKDDPLDVQPGNAWDRQNLQYAARLHRSLIQNAGLTDRGVRHARFMTVLRGQRSPAVLIEGGYLTNPAEARLIADPAHRQKLALAVARALE